The genomic DNA TTACACTAGTACTAGTAGTAGAATAGATATCCCCTATCTCGGCATGTCGCTGGTGGTTTTGTTGTAATGGAGAAAGTGATAATCTTTGTTGCATCAATAAATGAAGTCTATCgtattcattttcaaaataacccaTCTGCAATGGAAGACTTGTTCTGATATCTAAGGCAGATCCACCACCAGGATAATGATGATACCCACCAGACAGTGTTGTTCCCTCGCAAACTGCCATAATGGCAGGATCCATGAACTCAATACCTAAGGTGCTGCTACCAGCGTTCACTGTTGGTGGTGCCTGGTATGAATTTCTCAATAGTGGTGAAATATTAAGTAAGTGATTCCCTGAAAAACAAAGtcacaacatttttataaagaaaCTTTTTTAGAACATCAGGTTAAGTAGAACAAAAATTCACCACTCATGGGGTCAAATGGCTGTTCAATTCTTTCGTGTGAAGCAAATCCTGGTGGTGGTGGTGTTCTGCTAGGAGCTGAGAATCCAGGAGGAGCAGtattttgagttcttgacgGAACTGTATCAAATGATTGAGAAATAGGAAGATAGACAAGACCAAATATCAAATACAAGTCGAAGTCGAACGTATACACATGTAggcaaatttatatatatataaaatgtttgatGAGCCAGAATAGAGTAAAATATAGCTTCCTCCATGGGTTTTAGTGGTTCtcaaaaaaagtaaaaatacaATGTAATAATTTCTTTCACACAATTTAAGCACATTGGATTCAACCTATTTGGCAGCTCTTGATGTACTAATTTGGTGATCAAACAACATAAATGTATAATGAAGAGGCAGCACAGCCTGCACAGGATGATCAAATCAAGGCAAAAGGCAAATAATGTTCAGGAAAAGTATCTGAATACTGTAGCAAAAAAATACGGCAAAAGGGAAATCATGTCCAAGAAAAGTATCTGAACATTGTAGCAAAACGATACTGAAGAAAAACATCAAGCAATCTAATCAACATAACACGCAAGAACAAACATGGATTAGTATCTCAAGAACGGGTATGAAATTACGAATATCACCAAATTGGTAAATTGTGATACTAACCTGGAAACTTATTGGAAGGTATGTTAGAGTAACCACTGCTAAAGATATCAGGTTCCTGGAAGTTGGAAGAATAGAAACCACGACTTCCAAGGTTAGCAGAATTGACATCTCTTCTATTGGATATATCATGGTGGTTCAATAGATGTTCCGGTGAAAATCGACCTGTACTACCTAATGCTGACTCGTAATAAGAACGCTCATATCTAGGATCCTCCTCTCTTGCGAAAGAAAATCTAGATTGACTATTGTTTTGTCCTTTCCAGGAAGAACTTGACACGTTTAGAGTTCCCTGATGATTATCACTCTCACCaagaaaattggaaaaaatttgAGGTGGTGCCAATGGGGTATCCCAGGCATCAAAATTCATATTTGAGATTATATTGTTCTCCCCCATATCCAAAGGACAACTCTGATCAACACTGGCAAATTGAGTTTCACTACTCTGCCTGTGCACACTATTTACTTCACTTGGAAATTGTCCAACTGATTGGTTCAGATCAGCAACCCTATTTAACAAAAATTCAGGGTAGCCATTATGAACTGCTGAGACACCAGATGAGTTTGAAAAAGGAGATTTGAAAGGTGATTCTAGCTTGACAATAGGTGATTCACATTGCTCAAACGGTTGAACTTGATCTCTAAGATGATTTGAAAGGTGGAAAGTGTGGGATGAAGTTAGGAATCCATTTGGTCTACTAACTTCTGGGTCCTTAAGTCTCTGCTTATCAAAGTGTCTTAAATCTTCTTCTACTTCATCATTAACCACATGTGAATCTACTTTTGCCACTAGAATTGGTGAATCTAACATTGTCTGAGAATTTTCTCTAGCAACAGAGTTCAATCCACAACCTAATTGTTCAGTAGAGATGTGAATATCATCAGCAAGATCTGTGCCATTTCTCATGATTACTGATGTCAAACATTCTGTAGATTGTTCATTATGCAGCTGTTTTAGATCTGGACCTTGGGTAATCATAGCAAATTTATCATCAGAATGTACTTGATCATCCCATGTATCACCAGAATGTTCATCTCCCGCGTGTCTATTTATGCCAACTGATAACAAACTGGAGCATAAGTTCCTCATTTTTCCTTCAGAATGAACATTCAGTTCCTTTTCTAGAGTAGAACTGTAAGATtgctttgaaaaatcaatagaGGTTGTACTGCCATTTTGTTCCACATTTCCATGGTTAACCTCATGTTTCATAGAATAATGTAACTGAGTATTTTTTGAAGCAGCAGAAAGTCCTGATGCAGGAACCACAGATTCGGTGGACCTCCAATCTTCACTTGTATGAGGTCTGATAGATTCCAATGGCTCATATTTAACTGTATGCAACATTTTAAGGCCACCTTCGTTAGGAATGAGCTTCTTTCCATCTCCACCATTAGATTGAGTCTTAATTGTCGATGCAACAGCAGTAGAAAAGTCCATAGAACCACTTACACTTTCAGGCATCTTCTTTGAAGGCCTGTTGGGAAATGCCAAACTATTAAAACATTGCTTGATATTTGGAGGATGTGTTCCACTAACACTCATAAACATTCAAGGATCTAAAGTTTAGATAgataaatatctaaatatgaTAATAGCATACCATGATACTGAAACTGGACAAGCAATAGAATGACCAGAAGTATTATTTGGGGGTGAATCTCTGACACTCATTATTGTATTCTGCAACTCAGGTATGAaacaaaattaatcattatcaTAAAAGATATGCAATAGTGATTCATCCTTTCTCATCATTAATGCATATGGTAGAGCTCAAGAGCATGCACAAAGCAGTTCAGCATGAGAAATATATTTGACAATACTAGTTTGAAATAATCACCAGCAGAATGTAGATGAAGAGAGTAAAGTCAAATCTACAGTTTAGCATGACAAGTTTTAGACTCTTACATTTAAAGTGCTTCTACTAGTGTCCTTTCCTGAGGAAGTGGTGCTGACTTGGGTGTAATCATCCGCAGGTGGTGGTAACATATTCCCCAGGCGACGTTGCATACCATTTGAAGCACCCGTAATTTGCTGAACCCTACTTCAACACACAACTAAACTTAATTAGCATGGCCAATAAACCAGCACACAACCATGAAAAGAAGGAACCAAAAAA from Impatiens glandulifera chromosome 9, dImpGla2.1, whole genome shotgun sequence includes the following:
- the LOC124916755 gene encoding uncharacterized protein LOC124916755 isoform X1, translating into MSEEGEKNCPLCAEEMDLTDQQLKPCKCGYEICVWCWHHIMDMAEKDETEGRCPACRTAYDKEKVVETAKKCERLVAERSMEKKLKMQKAKSKITDGRQQLSSVRVIQRNLVYIVGLPLNLADEELLQGWEYFGQYGKVLKVSMSRTAAGAIQNFANNTCSVYITYSKEDEAVRCIQSVNGFVLQGNPLRACFGTTKYCHSWLRNVPCSIPDCLYLHEFGSQENSFIKDEMIPAYTRVQQITGASNGMQRRLGNMLPPPADDYTQVSTTSSGKDTSRSTLNNTIMSVRDSPPNNTSGHSIACPVSVSWPSKKMPESVSGSMDFSTAVASTIKTQSNGGDGKKLIPNEGGLKMLHTVKYEPLESIRPHTSEDWRSTESVVPASGLSAASKNTQLHYSMKHEVNHGNVEQNGSTTSIDFSKQSYSSTLEKELNVHSEGKMRNLCSSLLSVGINRHAGDEHSGDTWDDQVHSDDKFAMITQGPDLKQLHNEQSTECLTSVIMRNGTDLADDIHISTEQLGCGLNSVARENSQTMLDSPILVAKVDSHVVNDEVEEDLRHFDKQRLKDPEVSRPNGFLTSSHTFHLSNHLRDQVQPFEQCESPIVKLESPFKSPFSNSSGVSAVHNGYPEFLLNRVADLNQSVGQFPSEVNSVHRQSSETQFASVDQSCPLDMGENNIISNMNFDAWDTPLAPPQIFSNFLGESDNHQGTLNVSSSSWKGQNNSQSRFSFAREEDPRYERSYYESALGSTGRFSPEHLLNHHDISNRRDVNSANLGSRGFYSSNFQEPDIFSSGYSNIPSNKFPVPSRTQNTAPPGFSAPSRTPPPPGFASHERIEQPFDPMSGNHLLNISPLLRNSYQAPPTVNAGSSTLGIEFMDPAIMAVCEGTTLSGGYHHYPGGGSALDIRTSLPLQMGYFENEYDRLHLLMQQRLSLSPLQQNHQRHAEIGDIYSTTSTSVNDAYGIPSSRTTMNQPLPNRNHTPSSRSSGLVPNEQWDQWNEVVSNRNEVGMTDNNLRTERLGFNKSHNGYDDSSSNFFMGPYGV
- the LOC124916755 gene encoding uncharacterized protein LOC124916755 isoform X2, producing the protein MSRTAAGAIQNFANNTCSVYITYSKEDEAVRCIQSVNGFVLQGNPLRACFGTTKYCHSWLRNVPCSIPDCLYLHEFGSQENSFIKDEMIPAYTRVQQITGASNGMQRRLGNMLPPPADDYTQVSTTSSGKDTSRSTLNNTIMSVRDSPPNNTSGHSIACPVSVSWPSKKMPESVSGSMDFSTAVASTIKTQSNGGDGKKLIPNEGGLKMLHTVKYEPLESIRPHTSEDWRSTESVVPASGLSAASKNTQLHYSMKHEVNHGNVEQNGSTTSIDFSKQSYSSTLEKELNVHSEGKMRNLCSSLLSVGINRHAGDEHSGDTWDDQVHSDDKFAMITQGPDLKQLHNEQSTECLTSVIMRNGTDLADDIHISTEQLGCGLNSVARENSQTMLDSPILVAKVDSHVVNDEVEEDLRHFDKQRLKDPEVSRPNGFLTSSHTFHLSNHLRDQVQPFEQCESPIVKLESPFKSPFSNSSGVSAVHNGYPEFLLNRVADLNQSVGQFPSEVNSVHRQSSETQFASVDQSCPLDMGENNIISNMNFDAWDTPLAPPQIFSNFLGESDNHQGTLNVSSSSWKGQNNSQSRFSFAREEDPRYERSYYESALGSTGRFSPEHLLNHHDISNRRDVNSANLGSRGFYSSNFQEPDIFSSGYSNIPSNKFPVPSRTQNTAPPGFSAPSRTPPPPGFASHERIEQPFDPMSGNHLLNISPLLRNSYQAPPTVNAGSSTLGIEFMDPAIMAVCEGTTLSGGYHHYPGGGSALDIRTSLPLQMGYFENEYDRLHLLMQQRLSLSPLQQNHQRHAEIGDIYSTTSTSVNDAYGIPSSRTTMNQPLPNRNHTPSSRSSGLVPNEQWDQWNEVVSNRNEVGMTDNNLRTERLGFNKSHNGYDDSSSNFFMGPYGV